tagcACTTCATAATTTGACCTTCAAGGAAAACTACACCAAACTGACTAAATCCTAATACTCAATGATTTTAAGCCAAATATCATAAAATCAGACTTTCAAACCCACTCAGCTCAAGACTCCTACCTTAGTATTTTAAGCCCAATGACACATCCCTTCTTCCTATTATAACATATAAGGAACACTGTAGATGGTTCTTGGAAAGAAATCTATTTATATTCCAATCCCAGCTGCACATCTCACTACTTATACAGCCTGTGCAAATCCCTTAACTTTTTTAGACTTAAAACAGGGCTCTAACCCATCAGTTAGGAGGAGTAAACGAAATGTAAAGCCCACACCTGAAATATGCTTCCAATCCTCACAAGGATGAGCACCTGAGGATACAGGAAcccctcaaatttttaaaaaacgtttttacatgtattttttcagatgattaaaaaacttttttttatgtTATGAAGAACAGTTATCAAGTCAGTCATaatattcttttcatcttttaatatgAGGAAGATTAACACAATCCTCCCACAAAATGTCTGTGAAGAGGCCAAATGCTAGGTGAAAACACCAGGCTAACGGGGAATTCAAGAAACCTGGAAACCTTAATCTGATATTTAGATAGTGAACTGTAAAAATGATTATTAGTCCATTCAGTTCAAACAATCTTTATTCTATTATGTCAAAGACAGCAGAAAATACTAacgtggaaaaaaaatcagttcctgCTATCTAGGATTTTACTACCCAGTAGTTTTCCTCATAAACCATAACGCAAAAGATGATATGGTATCCCCTATGTACTattgtatgtaaaatataatactgAATTGTACCTCTGcacaattcaaatatttattgagctcagAATACAAAAAGCATGTTATTAGATactgaaaaatatgaataagacTATCTCAACCTTAAGGGACTCACATACTGCTGAAGAGGAAAAGCACATACAAATATAAGACCTAACATGCTTCAAACCTTTCCCACAATAAGATGTGGTTATTTGTAAAAAACCTAAAATGGGTTCTTACTGTTAAAGTGCtatgggaagaaagaagaaataattaacaGAGTAGACAACGAGTGCAATATTAGGAGGTGATTTTGGATTGGGCCTTGAAAGATGACAGTAATTTTCCTTGGGGAAAATAGTAATGGTAAGTAATTTGGAAAACGCCGTTCTAGGAAACAGAACCTACACAAACACAAGTGTCAAAATCAAGACACTGCTCAAGCAAGAAAGCCTCAAGTGTTTCAATATGGCAAATACCAGGGTGGACGGAAGAGGCCAGCAGAGTATCACACTGAAGAGAGATTTGAGTGAGACTGGAAAAGGCCTTGCCTGTATCTCTATGGCACTTCAGTTCTATCCTATTTGAATATCCAGATTTGGGAAGAAATGGTCCACACTTTTGGTCCATTTGTGGTCCAAATGGTCCACAAAAGAAAACTCTCATAGGTACCATGTAAGAAATAAGTCCCGGAAGAAAAGTAATGAATGTTTTAATAGTGTGATGAAGAGCTAACCTAAAGCAACAGCATGAGGGAtgaagaggaaagcagagatCTACTTTACTAGTACTTCTCTGTACTTCACAGCACTATGAATACAGTAGAactggatattttaaaacaatctttacTCTGGTTCCTATTAAATCTCATGACTGAAGTATTCAGATTTTAAACTGCTtcgagtcaaaaaaaaaaaaaaaaaagtgtgtgagTTAAagtttacttctccttttctcatGTATCTTGAGAGAAAaacctgttatttttatttaaagcttCTCATTCAggatatttatgtatattaaattaCTTCAGAGAAGTGTATTTGTTTTTACATTGTTACCTTATTTACTGCAGTagaattctaaaattataaagctaTTACCTATATCCTACTGCTTATATTCAGTCCGTAAGTTAAGGTTTTATCACTCGGAGGGCTTTCCACAGTACAGGGTAGCGAATTAAGAGCGTAAGCTTTATAGTCAGTCTAGACTTAACGTCTGGACTGCCACTTAACTGCATGACCTTGGATTATTTACCTTATCTCTGACTCACATTTCTTTGCAAAAGGAGGTCCCTATCTACCTAGTTTATTGTAACGACTAAGAttcaatgtatatatttaagagaCAGCCTAGAACAGTCAACACTCAATATAACAGCCAcgattttaaagaaaagttacttGAGACAAGACTATTTTcatacaatgatttttttaaaaaggtctcagaggaaaagacagggtactagaaattcaaaaatatactgTGATAAATGGACCTAAATTTTTCCAATGGGAAAttctgaactaaaaaaaaaaaaaatcctagtagTGCTTCTGGAGAGCAATTACGGTTCAGGTGTAAGACATGCCCTGATAGCAATGTAAACATGCCTTTTCCATTCCCGTCTTCCTGCCTTTTATATTCAACTTAAATTCTCCAGTACATTCATGTTAGTCAGATGTCATCtattaaaagacacaaatatatGATGCATTCACCTCTATTTAGCCGCCTATGCATTATCTTTACAACTTACTACCGTCAAATGAATCTTAGAAAAAGGAATGATAATTTGAGCCAATGTGTAGCAACATTACCACGGGGACAGGAGGAGTATACCAATTTGCCTATCACACCCGAAAGCACTATAAAGATACTTCATAGTAATggataaatgcaaaattttttcaATGACAATTTTCATATTCCTAAGCAATTAGCTTAAAATAAGCCTTCTAATATTTAGCTTAGTATATAAAGTTGAgtctttaaataaatgtaattatttctttgtttttctgattgcTAAATAAGTATGCTCATATAGAAATTTACtgaaacacatacatatatttaagtaaaaaaggaaaagttagcTATATCTGACCTAAAACTAACCATGATTAACACTTTGGTGGATCTTGTTCTATTTCCttccattcatatatatatatactacaaataaaattaaaatcatcaaCACCCAGGTAAATGCCCTGAAATAAAGCACTAGAAATTGTCAAGCACATCAAATGACAAGTCAAAACATAGCAAGATGTCAAGGAAAGTTAATTAAGAACCACTATTACATTTACTTTTCTCCTATAAAGTTTTATATGCAAATCAACTCCTAGAAAAGGGTTTCTTAATTCATTTCTTAGATTCCTTTGACAACCAGGGTTAAGTATAAAGTATTTTAGGAGAGTGTGTGGTGCAGGGGAAGAGATTTTCTGAAGTTCATCTATGGGCTCctctataaataaacaaatgtctaCCTTAAAAGATTTTCTCTGACCATAATTTCAAGGACACAGTGGATAGTTAGAACCACCTCATTCTCAAGAGATTCTATAATCCAAACGCTTTCTATTCTTGCATTACAACAGTCAAAAGGCGAGGAGGGACTCATGAAGTAAATTAGAGAGCGTATTCCCAAAGAATTTCTTAAATTGGACCCTATTCTGAGTTTTCAACTTGTTTACATGTTCACCACACTTATTTTCGAATAAAATACCTGAACAGGCCTAAAAGGCTCATCAGATTCTTTCCACCGAGAGAACAGGAGACAGACAATTTTTTCAATATCATTCCGAGGCCAAAGAATGAAATCCATCTCCTGAGTACAGCCAATTACATCCTATAaaacgccaaaaaaaaaaaaaaaaaaaaaaattactttcaaagaAACAAAGCCGTAACAAGTAATGTCACAACTTACAGGGTTTGACTACAGAAACATTTTACAAGTGCAAAAGGTCCactatacagctgacccttgaacagctTGGGCATGAAGGGCACTGACCAGAGTCGAAATTTCAGCATACAACTTTACAGCCAGCCCCCCATACATCTACAGTCCTGCATCTgtgaattcaaccaactgtggattgaGTAgtattgtatatgtatttattgaaaaaatctgcTTATAAGTGGATCCTGGCAGTCGGTgcaaatctgtgttgttcaagggtcaaccatgTATCATTTTATGTCTTTAAAGAAGTCTGTATACAATCTGAACAGCTCATGACGTAATTCTAATTCTTCTTATAGAGTCCACATATAATCACTCAATCCAATGTTTTTCACATTAAGATCTTAACTCAGTGCACGGTGAAAACTCCAACTGAAGCtctaattttttgtcttttctttttttttaagtccttgtACCATTATTTCCACTCTTCAAAATCAGAACTTCTAATATGAATCACTATCTTCTAATCACAGGTGAAATGCTATTTTTGTTGTATGCTGATTATTGAGGCCAACTAACCTCTTCCAGACCAGTATATGGTTATCTCCAGCCTCCCCAACAAGCCCACTAATCCTGGGGACCTCTTGTTCAAGTTTGCCCAGACTAACTTTCTTTCAATGAGCTGCAGAAGTTTAGCAAAATTCCATACTTATAAGGGGCATGATGTTCTCCCCTGAAAAAGGAAATCCCAATGAACAGTAATATAAACCACGAATCACAGCAACAACATCCACAATTACCAACATAATAACACATAAGTTATCCatgcttttttaaattccacttttaaagagatttatgaCCATAGTTAACTACCCATTCTTAGGAGGAAGAAAAACCCAAGTTTAACTCACAAAAACCTACCAAAACCaagacaaaaacagaatttaCCCTTCTCATAGACTGGTATCGAGGAGCATGGAGCTGTACCACATCCTTCTGTAAAAGCTCTATGGAACTTTCCAAGGAATAGCTGGAATCTCGCACACCTTTCAGgatattttcttcataattatttGTCATGACTGGTATAACCTCAGACACTTCAAAGAGTGctgattttttcttctaaaagaaaaaaaaaggtgtattAACCCACAAGTAGCACACTGTCTTAATACCCAGAGTTCATATTACAATGTCATGTACCTTTATTCTAACTCAGCAAAATTCTTAACTGATGTAATTTTTGTACTGAAAACACAGATTTTCAAATAGGTGGATCCTTCTGttcttcccccagcccccttACTCCTCTACCACACGCAAACAGGCTGTTATCAGAATGTTTAACTGCATGTTTTATAGCATTATGGTAACCACAGCAAGTACTTATTTTAGACAATATTTCTTAAATGCTGTGAGAAACAAACACCAGATACCCctaaggttaaaaaaacaaaacagtgatttACTCTTGATGTAAATTCACTTAACTGGTCCTACATACAGCCAAATTAAAATCTCAGCAGTTTAAAATCAAAGTTCTTCAGACAAATTAACTGCTTCACTCCTTAAAAGGGTCAATTTCCATTACTCCTTCTGGATATTACGTAACTACAAGCATCAACAttcaagaggagggaaaaaaaatgtctaccAAATCTTCAAACGTAGTTAAGATCAAGGGCTCATCATCAATTTAGGTTATAAAATTTATCAACTGCTCAGACAACTGCCTGGATACTGTCCACTCAAAGAATGAAAGCAGGTTTTCATAGGTGTTAGAAGAGCTAGATGGTATAATCTGGGGCATCTCACACGTTAAATTCAAAGATCTAGTCTCACTACTTAtatcttgtatttatttctagTGAACCTACATTATAATGGCTTCAACTAAAATCTCATCTTATCAATTCTGCaattaacaaaaaaaggaaaaaaaaagaagtaaatccgTGATATCATTTCAAAACAAACCACTTTTGAAACCACTTTAAAATGCTATACTCTAGTAGCTAAAAGCATTCTTAAATATTGAATACTAGTATCTTTAATAGTGGGGTAAAAACGTGGgaaactttcaaatattaaagAGCTGCCACGCTAAGATGATGTTTCTGATGTGAAATTAGCTCATAATTTAAGCACAAAATCAAAGTAGTATTTCCTTAATGTTCATAACCTGACCTCATGTCAAAGAGAGACTGATTATCTAAGAAACTGTCAATTATTTTAAGTTgcaaaaaaatactgcttttatCATGTTCTCCTTGACTACTCACAACTCATTATTTGCTATTTAACTGTGGAATTAAttctaattaagaaaaataaaatttaaacttggtcattttgaattttaatcaACTGCACTTCTAAACACAAATCAAACCTTTAATCAATTGCTCCTAAGAATTAAAGTGCATTCTATTTCATTAAATGTACCATGAGAAAAGGTAACAGAGTTGATGAACCACATCGCTTTCAGCATGTAAACATTTTGATTCTAATTTACTACTTTCAAACATTCTGTATACTTTAAACAATCTTTAAATTCAGTTATCAAAGTTCTCTATGTAACTCCACATAAATGAAATTCACTATAAAACATAAATGAGTTTTACAATGCTACCCCACCCCGTGTTAACTAAAAGTGGATCCTAAGAAGCTTTAGAATTAAGTAATACCAAACCAACGAGCACTCAAGCCTTCCATTCATAGTTATACTGCAACTCCTTTGATTGAGATAATTACCCACAAGGGTCAAAGTTAAAGCACACAAATGTAGACTTTCGTCAACCACTCTTTAACCTAATATACACTTACAAAAATCACTTGTGCTAATTCACATTAAGAACTTTAAATTACCTTCTCCTTGAATACAAAGGCAATATACATCTTGAAGTCAAACTGGTCAGCtagagattcttttttctttctaagctgAGCACGTAGTCTGTTCAGAGCTTGTTTCTTCCGGGAGTTTGGGTCCCCCATTTTGAAATACAGGTGGTACTAAAGCCTTTGGAAATTGTCACTAAACTATGGGCACTTTTTCTTAAGACTCAAGTACAACAGAAAcaagtcatttttttcctgctaataTGATTGAATAGCTAAAATCACAACTGTAACCCCAAAACTGCACCTTCTGGCAATATTAGCAGACTGTCATATTACAGGGTCAAGAAACAAAAGCTGCTGTCCAGTCATGTTTGGACAATAACGTTTGGGGTCAGAtgggaaaaaggaagggaaggaaggaaagaaagaggagaaaatacttgaacTAACTTTTTGGAAAACACATTTGGCTTAACTGCCAAAATAAAGGTGGGGGAACGGAAAAGCCTATTAATAGGATTTAGGTGTGCAATAAAACACAACTGACATCAGTCCAATCCTTAAAATCCATccggatttttttccctcttttcagaGAAGGGATAATGAAAAGGAATGGGGAGGGGGACTGTGATCCTTGCTTTctgaatgtcaaaaaaaaaaaaaaaagaaaggaaaggaaaggaaaaaacaaagccaCCAAAATAACCCCCCCAAAACAGGGTAGGTGAATGAAACTGAAATACCCAATTGGATTTTACCCAGCCAGATCCATGGCTGTAGTACCTAATTAATTCTTAGTTATTTCAGATTTCACTATTGCTATGTATTGTCAGTGCGTGTTATTGATTACACTTGGTGGTGAGCAAAGAGAAAAGTGCAAAATCggtagagaaggaaggggagaggtaCAGGGTTTCCCTGCAATCAACTACAGTGTATACCGGGGGCGGGCAGCTGTTGCCCAAAGGAGCCATAAGAAAAAACAGCGGAGTCATTACCAACTTCCCCATCACCCACATTTTCACCCTCAGGCGGCTGCTAATGCTGCTGCCAAGGAGAATCATGATGGCACAGGGAAAGGGGGTACAGAATACAATACAGTAATGACTCCGGCTCTGTGGTTAGACCTGATTAATGCCCGGGATCCCAACACCCCCAGTCCTGCAATGAGTCCTACATTCCCCAAGGGAGCCTTCCCTATGAATCTGCCCCTGTGCAAGACCGTGGGGAGTGCGACTTATCTTCTTGTGAGCATTGCTGAGGCAAAGGTGGCGGGCTCTTCTCCCAAATCCCAGGCAGTGCCCGGGGACCACCGGCCTTCCACCCCCCaggtcccacccccaccctttgCCTTCAGCGGCAGCGACTCACTCGCACCACGGGAGACACTGGATCACTCGGGTTTTCACTCATTTCATCGTGGAAACAATCCCCGCCCGGGTAGAGGAGGCGGGAGAGGGTAAATGGAAAGGAtcagtgagaagaaaagaaaatagttgcgttaatattaattactttttaaagtatgcccaccccaccccccccaagaaaaaaaaattaagttcccGGATTCCGCTCTCACGTTGAACAGACCATGTTTCCCGAGCTTGAATTGCTTAGGGCGGGGTCGTTAGTTGGTTTCCCAAAGGGGTAGAGGGTGGACTCGAGGcagctggggcgggggtgggtgacGGGGAAGTCCCCTCCCTGTCCCCGCGGAGACCGGGACTCACTGACCGACTCTCGGGCGGGGTTCGGGCCCTCTAGCCGCAGCCCGCGGGCGGAGCGGTGGCGGCGGCGGaagaggaggcggcggcgggggcgctGCTCGCAGCACGGGCAGGAGCCATGTCAAGAGAAAACCACCAGCCAACTGAGCCCCTCCATCCCCGCTGCAGTGCGCACTGTGACCGGGCCGCCCGCGCTGCTGCCGCCGCTCAGCCCCCACCTGGGACCCATAGTCTGGCTCGGCGCCCCGGGCGGCGGCGGACTGGAAGGACGCGGGTACGGCGGCAACGgcgagagaaagagaggaggagaaacgaggaggaagaggggggtCGGATTTGTACTGGCggcggagggggaagggaggaaggggaggggagccctgcgctaagggggggggggtctgtcAGCGAAGtaaaccccccaaaataaagttatttcagTTCAAGCATCTGCTCTGGAGTCTTTCTTCTCCGCACGGGTCGAGTTCCGGCTCTCAGAAAGAAGGTCGAGGAGACCAGGAGGGGGGAGATGCTGAAGCGGAGGGTGGGCTTCCGCGGTGGCACAGGTCGGTTCCCCCCCACCGGTGGCTGCGGAAGCGGCGGCAGCGACTTCAGCGCCTCCCGGGTCCGGGGCAGAGTCGCGTTTGCGAAGAGAAGCGAGAACAAACAACTTAAAATGGCAGCGACGGCCGCTGCGTCACCCGCCCCTCACCGGCACCGCCCCGAACTCTCTGCGGCTGCGCACCCCGCGGGCCGCCACCATCTGCGCAGAAGCgaagagggagaaaaaactgGAAGGGGGGAAGGTTTACATGGTTGtcaaaggagggaggaaagaagagctgGAGCAGAGGGTGTGAGCAAGGTTTAAAAGAGTGACTCTTTGAGCTTAAGCTTCTTAGTTAACATTCCCGCTTCAAAGGGAAGTTTGAGAATAGACACTCCCCTCTTGTACAGTATGGAGTTTCCATAGGGCGTGGAAAGGGCCGACCCATTCTCCCTCCGCCCCCTCTGTCGGGAGGTCCCGGGCTCCAGAGTTGgcccctcgcccctccccctcTGTCGTCATAAAGCCACGCCCTTATGCCCTCCCAGACGAAGCAGCAGGATGGATTCGCTCTTCCCTGATCTCGTCCGCCTCTTAGACTCCGCCGGGTCGCGGGACGGGGCGGGGCCGGTGGGCAGAGAGTAAGCGAAGGTGAAGGAGGCGgagtgagagaggaaaagggaagtgTGTGTCGGAAGAGGAGGCGAAGACTCTCATTTCAGTTCGTTGAGGTTTTATTTCTAAACCACTGATTGGTAGTCCTTCTGGTCTGCCCCGCGGTATCTTGCAGCTGAGAATTCATTTCCAATACCTGGAACTTAAACAGCGTGCAGCAGAAAGTGGCTCACGTTGGTCGCACATGGCTCTCTGTCCCCACCTCGCCACGTGcgcagggagggagggcggcTCTCAAGCTCCGAAGAAGGTGAGAGACGCCGTTGGAGCGTTGCTGCTGTGGCTTAGCAGAAAAACTGCCGAACCTGCCCCTTGGATCATTTCAACCCTACTTTGAgaacacaatttctttttttttttttttttgagtttttgaattttatttttttatacagcaggttcttattagtcatcaattttctACACATcagcgtatacatgtcaatcccaatcgaccaattcatcacaccaccaccaccacc
This is a stretch of genomic DNA from Balaenoptera musculus isolate JJ_BM4_2016_0621 chromosome 11, mBalMus1.pri.v3, whole genome shotgun sequence. It encodes these proteins:
- the C11H6orf62 gene encoding uncharacterized protein C6orf62 homolog isoform X1, translating into MGDPNSRKKQALNRLRAQLRKKKESLADQFDFKMYIAFVFKEKKKKSALFEVSEVIPVMTNNYEENILKGVRDSSYSLESSIELLQKDVVQLHAPRYQSMRRDVIGCTQEMDFILWPRNDIEKIVCLLFSRWKESDEPFRPVQAKFEFHHGDYEKQFLHVLSRKDKTGIVVNNPNQSVFLFIDRQHLQTPKNKATIFKLCSICLYLPQEQLTHWAVGTIEDHLHPYMPE
- the C11H6orf62 gene encoding uncharacterized protein C6orf62 homolog isoform X2; the encoded protein is MSENPSDPVSPVVRKKKSALFEVSEVIPVMTNNYEENILKGVRDSSYSLESSIELLQKDVVQLHAPRYQSMRRDVIGCTQEMDFILWPRNDIEKIVCLLFSRWKESDEPFRPVQAKFEFHHGDYEKQFLHVLSRKDKTGIVVNNPNQSVFLFIDRQHLQTPKNKATIFKLCSICLYLPQEQLTHWAVGTIEDHLHPYMPE